Proteins encoded in a region of the Falco rusticolus isolate bFalRus1 chromosome 12, bFalRus1.pri, whole genome shotgun sequence genome:
- the TMEM63B gene encoding CSC1-like protein 2 isoform X2, with amino-acid sequence MLPYVIATLGSAGAACKASTCSNSTKDYCYSARIRSTVLQGLPFGGVPTVLALDFMCFLALLFVFSILRKVAWDYGRLALVTDADSVASALHSDNHDRYERLTSVSSSVDFDQRDNGFCSWLTAIFRIKDDEIRDKCGGDAVHYLSFQRHIIGLLVAVGVLSVGIVLPVNFSGDLLENNAYSFGRTTIANLNSGNNLLWLHTSFAFLYLLLTVYSMRRHTSKMRYKEDDLVKRTLFINGISKYAEPEKIKKHFEEAYANCTVLEARPCYDVARLMFLDAERKKAERGRIYFTNLQSKENTPSMINPKPCGHLCCCVIRGCEEVEAIEYYTKLEEKLKDDYKREKEKVNEKPLGMAFVTFHNETITAIILKDFNACKCQGCACRGEPRASSCSESLHVSNWTVSYAPDPQNIYWEHLSIRGFIWWIRCLVINVVLFILLFFLTTPAIIITTMDKFNVTKPVEYLNNPIITQFFPTLLLWCFSALLPTIVYYSAFFEAHWTRSGENRTTMHKCYTFLIFMVLLLPSLGLSSLDVFFRWLFDKKFLAEAAVRFECVFLPDNGAFFVNYVIASAFIGNAMDLLRIPGLLMYMIRLCLARSAAERRNVKRHQAYEFQFGAAYAWMMCVFTVVMTYSITCPIIVPFGLMYMLLKHLVDRYNLYYAYLPAKLDKKIHSGAVNQVVAAPILCLFWLLFFSTMRTGFLAPTSMFTFVVLVITIVICLCHVCFGHFKYLSAHNYKIDHTEVDAIENRQNGRPATSLPAPKSAKYIAQVLQDSSPEGEATESEEQGSQDEELINTDGMNDTDFQSCEDSLIENEIHQ; translated from the exons ATGCTTCCCTACGTGATCGCCACCCTGGGCTCAGCAGGGGCCGCATGCAAGGCCTCCACATGCAGCAACAGCACCAAGGACTACTGCTACAGTGCCCGCATCCgcagcactgtgctgcaggGGTTGCCCTTTGGTGGGGTGCCCACTGTCCTAGCCCTTGACTTTATGTGCTTTCTT gcACTGTTGTTTGTCTTTTCAATTTTGCGTAAAGTTGCTTGGGACTATGGACGCCTGGCCCTGGTGACTGATGCTGACAG CGTAGCCTCCGCCCTCCACTCTGACAACCATGACCGCTACGAACGCCTCACCTCTGTCTCCAGCTCTGTGGACTTCGACCAGAGGGACAAT GGTTTCTGCTCCTGGCTGACGGCTATCTTCAGGATAAA GGATGACGAGATACGGGACAAGTGCGGGGGTGATGCAGTGCACTACCTGTCCTTCCAGAGGCACATCATCgggctgctggtggctgtgggtgTGCTCTCCGTGGGCATTGTGTTACCTGTCAACTTCTCAGGGGACTTGCTAG AAAACAATGCCTACAGCTTTGGGAGGACAACTATAGCGAACCTGAATTCCGG GAATAacctgctgtggctgcacaCGTCCTTTGCCTTCCTGTACCTGCTGCTGACAGTGTACAGCATGCGCCGGCATACCTCCAAGATGCGCTACAAAGAGGATGACTTG gTTAAGCGAACTCTCTTCATCAATGGGATTTCAAAATATGCTGAGCCAGAGAAGATCAAGAAGCATTTTGA GGAGGCCTACGCCAACTGCACCGTCCTAGAGGCCCGTCCCTGCTATGATGTGGCCCGACTGATGTTCCTCGATGCGGAGAG GAAGAAAGCTGAGCGTGGGCGAATCTACTTCACCAACCTGCAGAGCAAGGAGAACACACCATCCATGATCAATCCCAAGCCCTGCGGccatctgtgctgctgtgtcATCAGGGGCTgtgaggag GTGGAGGCCATCGAGTACTATACCAAGCTGGAGGAGAAGCTCAAAGATGACTacaagagggagaaggagaaggtgaatgAAAAACCTCTGGGGATGGCCTTTGTCACCTTCCACAATGAGACCATCACAGCCAT AATCCTCAAAGATTTCAACGCTTGTAAgtgccagggctgtgcatgCCGTGGGGAGCCCAGGGCTTCCTCCTGCAGCGAGTCCCTCCACGTCTCCAACTGGACCGTCAGCTATGCCCCTGACCCACAAAACATCTACTg gGAACACCTCTCCATCCGGGGCTTCATCTGGTGGATCCGCTGCCTCGTGATCAACGTGGtcctcttcatcctcctcttcttcctcaccaCACCTGCTATCATCATCACCACTATGGACAAGTTCAATGTCACCAAACCCGTGGAGTACCTCAAC AACCCCATCATTACCCAGTTCTTCCCtaccctgctgctgtggtgcttCTCTGCTCTGTTGCCCACCATCGTGTATTACTCTGCCTTCTTCGAAGCACACTGGACCAG GTCTGGGGAGAACAGGACGACCATGCACAAGTGTTACACCTTCCTCATCTTCATGGTCTTGCTGCTGCCATCGCTGGGCCTGAGCAG CTTGGATGTGTTTTTCCGCTGGCTGTTTGACAAAAAATTCCTCGCTGAAGCTGCCGTGCGATTTGA GTGTGTGTTCCTGCCCGACAACGGGGCCTTCTTTGTCAACTACGTCATTGCCTCTGCCTTCATCGGGAATGCCATGGACCTGCTGCGCATCCCTGGGTTGCTCATGTACATGATACGCCTCTGCCTGGCCCGCTCAGCGGCCGAGCGGAGGAACGTCAAAAGA caccaggccTATGAGTTCCAGTTTGGGGCTGCTTACGCCTGGATGATGTGCGTCTTCACTGTGGTCATGACATACAGCATCACCTGCCCCATCATTGTCCCTTTTG GGCTCATGTACATGCTGCTGAAGCACCTGGTGGACCGATACAACCTGTATTATGCTTACCTGCCTGCTAAGCTGGACAAGAAGATCCATTCAGGGGCTGTAAACCAGGTGGTGGCAGCCCCCATCCTCTGCCTCTTCTGGCTTCTCTTCTTCTCTACCATGCGCACAG GGTTCCTGGCCCCCACTTCTATGTTCACCTTCGTGGTCCTTGTGATCACCATTGTGATCTGCCTGTGTCACGTCTGCTTCGGGCACTTCAAATACCTCAGCGCACACAACTACAAG atTGACCACACAGAGGTGGATGCCATAGAAAACAGGCAGAATGGGAGACCTGCCACCAGTCTGCCAGCTCCCAAATCAGCT
- the TMEM63B gene encoding CSC1-like protein 2 isoform X1, producing the protein MLPYVIATLGSAGAACKASTCSNSTKDYCYSARIRSTVLQGLPFGGVPTVLALDFMCFLALLFVFSILRKVAWDYGRLALVTDADRRRRWQTEREEREYVASALHSDNHDRYERLTSVSSSVDFDQRDNGFCSWLTAIFRIKDDEIRDKCGGDAVHYLSFQRHIIGLLVAVGVLSVGIVLPVNFSGDLLENNAYSFGRTTIANLNSGNNLLWLHTSFAFLYLLLTVYSMRRHTSKMRYKEDDLVKRTLFINGISKYAEPEKIKKHFEEAYANCTVLEARPCYDVARLMFLDAERKKAERGRIYFTNLQSKENTPSMINPKPCGHLCCCVIRGCEEVEAIEYYTKLEEKLKDDYKREKEKVNEKPLGMAFVTFHNETITAIILKDFNACKCQGCACRGEPRASSCSESLHVSNWTVSYAPDPQNIYWEHLSIRGFIWWIRCLVINVVLFILLFFLTTPAIIITTMDKFNVTKPVEYLNNPIITQFFPTLLLWCFSALLPTIVYYSAFFEAHWTRSGENRTTMHKCYTFLIFMVLLLPSLGLSSLDVFFRWLFDKKFLAEAAVRFECVFLPDNGAFFVNYVIASAFIGNAMDLLRIPGLLMYMIRLCLARSAAERRNVKRHQAYEFQFGAAYAWMMCVFTVVMTYSITCPIIVPFGLMYMLLKHLVDRYNLYYAYLPAKLDKKIHSGAVNQVVAAPILCLFWLLFFSTMRTGFLAPTSMFTFVVLVITIVICLCHVCFGHFKYLSAHNYKIDHTEVDAIENRQNGRPATSLPAPKSAKYIAQVLQDSSPEGEATESEEQGSQDEELINTDGMNDTDFQSCEDSLIENEIHQ; encoded by the exons ATGCTTCCCTACGTGATCGCCACCCTGGGCTCAGCAGGGGCCGCATGCAAGGCCTCCACATGCAGCAACAGCACCAAGGACTACTGCTACAGTGCCCGCATCCgcagcactgtgctgcaggGGTTGCCCTTTGGTGGGGTGCCCACTGTCCTAGCCCTTGACTTTATGTGCTTTCTT gcACTGTTGTTTGTCTTTTCAATTTTGCGTAAAGTTGCTTGGGACTATGGACGCCTGGCCCTGGTGACTGATGCTGACAG GCGCCGACGCTGGCAGACGGAGCGAGAGGAGCGGGAATA CGTAGCCTCCGCCCTCCACTCTGACAACCATGACCGCTACGAACGCCTCACCTCTGTCTCCAGCTCTGTGGACTTCGACCAGAGGGACAAT GGTTTCTGCTCCTGGCTGACGGCTATCTTCAGGATAAA GGATGACGAGATACGGGACAAGTGCGGGGGTGATGCAGTGCACTACCTGTCCTTCCAGAGGCACATCATCgggctgctggtggctgtgggtgTGCTCTCCGTGGGCATTGTGTTACCTGTCAACTTCTCAGGGGACTTGCTAG AAAACAATGCCTACAGCTTTGGGAGGACAACTATAGCGAACCTGAATTCCGG GAATAacctgctgtggctgcacaCGTCCTTTGCCTTCCTGTACCTGCTGCTGACAGTGTACAGCATGCGCCGGCATACCTCCAAGATGCGCTACAAAGAGGATGACTTG gTTAAGCGAACTCTCTTCATCAATGGGATTTCAAAATATGCTGAGCCAGAGAAGATCAAGAAGCATTTTGA GGAGGCCTACGCCAACTGCACCGTCCTAGAGGCCCGTCCCTGCTATGATGTGGCCCGACTGATGTTCCTCGATGCGGAGAG GAAGAAAGCTGAGCGTGGGCGAATCTACTTCACCAACCTGCAGAGCAAGGAGAACACACCATCCATGATCAATCCCAAGCCCTGCGGccatctgtgctgctgtgtcATCAGGGGCTgtgaggag GTGGAGGCCATCGAGTACTATACCAAGCTGGAGGAGAAGCTCAAAGATGACTacaagagggagaaggagaaggtgaatgAAAAACCTCTGGGGATGGCCTTTGTCACCTTCCACAATGAGACCATCACAGCCAT AATCCTCAAAGATTTCAACGCTTGTAAgtgccagggctgtgcatgCCGTGGGGAGCCCAGGGCTTCCTCCTGCAGCGAGTCCCTCCACGTCTCCAACTGGACCGTCAGCTATGCCCCTGACCCACAAAACATCTACTg gGAACACCTCTCCATCCGGGGCTTCATCTGGTGGATCCGCTGCCTCGTGATCAACGTGGtcctcttcatcctcctcttcttcctcaccaCACCTGCTATCATCATCACCACTATGGACAAGTTCAATGTCACCAAACCCGTGGAGTACCTCAAC AACCCCATCATTACCCAGTTCTTCCCtaccctgctgctgtggtgcttCTCTGCTCTGTTGCCCACCATCGTGTATTACTCTGCCTTCTTCGAAGCACACTGGACCAG GTCTGGGGAGAACAGGACGACCATGCACAAGTGTTACACCTTCCTCATCTTCATGGTCTTGCTGCTGCCATCGCTGGGCCTGAGCAG CTTGGATGTGTTTTTCCGCTGGCTGTTTGACAAAAAATTCCTCGCTGAAGCTGCCGTGCGATTTGA GTGTGTGTTCCTGCCCGACAACGGGGCCTTCTTTGTCAACTACGTCATTGCCTCTGCCTTCATCGGGAATGCCATGGACCTGCTGCGCATCCCTGGGTTGCTCATGTACATGATACGCCTCTGCCTGGCCCGCTCAGCGGCCGAGCGGAGGAACGTCAAAAGA caccaggccTATGAGTTCCAGTTTGGGGCTGCTTACGCCTGGATGATGTGCGTCTTCACTGTGGTCATGACATACAGCATCACCTGCCCCATCATTGTCCCTTTTG GGCTCATGTACATGCTGCTGAAGCACCTGGTGGACCGATACAACCTGTATTATGCTTACCTGCCTGCTAAGCTGGACAAGAAGATCCATTCAGGGGCTGTAAACCAGGTGGTGGCAGCCCCCATCCTCTGCCTCTTCTGGCTTCTCTTCTTCTCTACCATGCGCACAG GGTTCCTGGCCCCCACTTCTATGTTCACCTTCGTGGTCCTTGTGATCACCATTGTGATCTGCCTGTGTCACGTCTGCTTCGGGCACTTCAAATACCTCAGCGCACACAACTACAAG atTGACCACACAGAGGTGGATGCCATAGAAAACAGGCAGAATGGGAGACCTGCCACCAGTCTGCCAGCTCCCAAATCAGCT